The following proteins are co-located in the Desulfonatronum thiodismutans genome:
- the asnS gene encoding asparagine--tRNA ligase: MNRTSVFQAVSAAVPLGSILLRGWVRTRRDAKEVTFLEINDGSCLGNVQVVVDHTVADKLFKDVNTGASVEILGEHVASPAAGQSWEVRAARVVLIGMADQETYPLQKKRHSDEFLRTIAHLRPRTNKYGAMARIRSEAAFAVHDFFRGQGFWHLHAPILTGSDCEGAGEMFRVTSLPPEHRPKPGADVHSEDFFGRQANLTVSGQLEAELYACALGKVYTFGPTFRAENSNTPRHAAEFWMIEPEFAFGDLAEDMQLAEDLTKAMVRQVMNNRADDLELFGKFVDKTLLGDLEILLAKPFARISYVQAIDILEDSKRDFEFQVLFGSDLQTEHERFLAEEHFKQPVIVYDYPRTIKPFYMRLNDDGETVAAMDLLVPRVGELVGGSQREERLNILSDRMDEQGLNKDAYWWYLDTRRFGSAPHAGFGMGFERFLMMLTGATNIRDVIPFPRTPGHLEF; the protein is encoded by the coding sequence ATGAACAGAACATCCGTTTTTCAGGCCGTGAGCGCCGCCGTGCCGCTGGGTTCCATTCTGCTTCGGGGCTGGGTGCGCACCAGGCGGGACGCCAAGGAAGTCACGTTTCTGGAGATCAACGACGGCTCCTGCCTCGGGAACGTGCAGGTCGTCGTGGATCATACCGTGGCGGACAAGCTCTTCAAGGACGTGAACACCGGGGCTTCTGTGGAGATTCTCGGCGAGCACGTGGCCTCACCCGCCGCGGGGCAGAGCTGGGAGGTGCGGGCCGCGCGGGTCGTGCTCATCGGCATGGCGGATCAGGAAACGTATCCGCTTCAGAAAAAGCGCCATTCGGACGAGTTCCTGCGGACCATCGCCCACCTGCGGCCCAGGACCAACAAGTACGGGGCCATGGCCCGGATCCGCTCCGAGGCGGCCTTTGCCGTGCATGATTTTTTTCGCGGGCAAGGCTTCTGGCATCTGCATGCGCCGATTTTGACCGGTTCGGACTGCGAAGGGGCCGGGGAGATGTTCCGGGTGACCAGCCTTCCTCCCGAGCACCGGCCCAAGCCCGGAGCCGACGTGCATTCCGAGGATTTTTTCGGCAGGCAGGCCAATCTGACCGTCTCCGGCCAACTGGAGGCCGAGCTGTATGCCTGCGCCCTGGGCAAGGTTTACACCTTCGGGCCGACCTTTCGGGCCGAAAATTCCAATACTCCGCGGCATGCCGCGGAATTCTGGATGATCGAGCCGGAGTTCGCCTTCGGGGACTTGGCCGAAGACATGCAACTGGCCGAAGACCTGACCAAGGCCATGGTCCGGCAGGTCATGAATAACCGCGCGGACGACCTGGAACTGTTCGGCAAGTTCGTGGACAAGACCTTGCTCGGCGACCTGGAAATATTGCTGGCCAAGCCCTTTGCCCGGATATCCTACGTCCAGGCCATTGACATCCTGGAAGACAGCAAGCGGGATTTTGAATTTCAGGTGTTGTTCGGGTCGGACTTGCAGACCGAGCACGAGCGTTTCCTGGCCGAGGAGCACTTCAAGCAGCCGGTAATCGTTTACGACTACCCGCGAACCATCAAGCCGTTCTACATGCGCCTAAACGACGACGGCGAGACCGTGGCGGCCATGGACCTGCTCGTGCCCCGGGTGGGGGAACTGGTGGGCGGGAGCCAGCGCGAGGAGCGGCTGAACATCCTCTCGGACCGGATGGACGAGCAGGGCCTGAACAAGGACGCCTACTGGTGGTACCTGGATACCCGCCGCTTCGGCTCCGCACCCCACGCCGGATTCGGCATGGGCTTCGAGCGCTTCCTGATGATGCTTACCGGCGCAACCAACATCCGCGACGTGATTCCTTTTCCCCGCACGCCGGGGCATCTGGAGTTTTGA
- a CDS encoding molybdopterin biosynthesis protein, translating into MTFQRSIYLTTIPIPEALAAAKEALDREWLIRREVVPSQDALGRVTAGPIFSRYSSPTFHSAAMDGVAVDAEATFMAREGRPLELKLGKNYRPVNTGHAMPEGTNAVIMIEQVVQVDEETIAIEAPAFPWQHVRRIGEDIVATELLLPQNHRITPFDVGALLSAGIWEVEVWERVRIAFIPTGDEVLDFTTRPEPKPGQVVESNSQVFKALGHSWGCEVIRVPPVRDELEALTKAVGKALEDAHIVVIGAGSSAGTKDFTRTVMESQGRVLVHGIAAMPGKPSLLGEAGGKLLVGAPGYPVSAVICFEELVRPLAAWMGRRDPGARPKVRVELTRKTPSKLGVQEFMRLAIGRVGEKWVATPLARGAGMITTLTKAQGIARIPMHSEGVEAGTLLDAELLVPEAEMERTIVCVGSHDNTLDLLTNELMGLAEPFRLASTHVGSMGGLTALRNGAAHLAGCHLFDPETADYNFPFLAKYLPGLDLLVINLAIRHQGLITAKGNPKGIRGVEDLARPDLTFINRQRGAGTRILLDHHLKQADITPDSVKGYDKEEYTHMAVAVNVLSGAADCGLGIFAAAKALNLDFVPLARERYDLIIPRQFAADPKIATILELIRSEALQAKIRDLGGYDTDLTGREMTPELGLG; encoded by the coding sequence ATGACCTTTCAACGTTCCATCTACCTGACCACCATCCCCATTCCCGAAGCCCTGGCCGCGGCCAAGGAGGCCCTGGACCGGGAGTGGTTGATCCGCCGGGAAGTCGTTCCGTCCCAGGACGCTCTGGGGCGGGTTACGGCGGGGCCGATTTTTTCGCGGTATTCCAGCCCGACGTTTCACAGCGCGGCCATGGACGGGGTGGCCGTGGACGCGGAGGCGACCTTCATGGCCCGTGAGGGGCGACCTCTGGAATTGAAACTGGGGAAAAATTATCGACCGGTGAACACCGGCCATGCCATGCCTGAAGGGACCAATGCAGTGATCATGATCGAGCAGGTGGTCCAGGTGGACGAGGAGACCATCGCCATCGAGGCCCCGGCCTTTCCCTGGCAACACGTTCGGCGCATCGGCGAGGACATCGTGGCCACGGAACTGCTCCTGCCGCAGAACCACCGGATTACGCCCTTTGACGTGGGCGCGTTGCTCAGCGCCGGGATATGGGAGGTCGAGGTTTGGGAACGGGTGCGCATTGCCTTTATCCCCACCGGGGACGAGGTGCTGGACTTCACCACTAGGCCGGAGCCCAAGCCCGGCCAGGTGGTGGAGAGCAATTCCCAGGTCTTCAAGGCCCTGGGTCACTCCTGGGGCTGCGAGGTCATCCGGGTTCCTCCGGTGCGCGACGAGCTGGAAGCGCTGACCAAAGCCGTGGGCAAGGCACTGGAAGACGCGCACATCGTGGTCATCGGCGCGGGTTCCTCGGCCGGGACCAAGGATTTCACCCGCACAGTCATGGAAAGCCAGGGCCGGGTCCTGGTCCACGGCATCGCGGCCATGCCCGGCAAGCCGTCGCTCCTGGGCGAAGCAGGAGGCAAACTTCTGGTGGGCGCGCCGGGCTATCCGGTCAGCGCGGTGATCTGCTTCGAGGAACTGGTCCGGCCCCTGGCCGCCTGGATGGGCCGCCGCGATCCGGGGGCACGGCCCAAGGTCCGGGTGGAGCTGACCCGCAAGACGCCGTCCAAGCTGGGGGTTCAGGAATTCATGCGTCTGGCCATCGGCCGGGTGGGCGAGAAATGGGTGGCCACGCCCCTGGCCCGGGGCGCGGGGATGATCACCACTCTGACCAAGGCCCAGGGCATCGCCCGGATCCCCATGCACAGCGAGGGCGTGGAGGCCGGGACCCTGCTGGACGCCGAACTGCTGGTCCCTGAAGCCGAGATGGAGCGGACCATCGTCTGCGTGGGCAGCCACGACAACACCCTGGACCTTTTGACCAACGAACTGATGGGTCTGGCCGAGCCCTTCCGGCTGGCCTCAACGCACGTGGGCAGCATGGGCGGCCTGACCGCCCTGCGCAACGGCGCGGCCCATCTGGCCGGGTGCCACCTCTTTGATCCTGAAACCGCGGACTATAACTTCCCGTTCCTGGCCAAATACCTCCCCGGCCTGGACCTGCTGGTGATCAACCTGGCTATCCGCCACCAGGGGCTGATCACGGCCAAGGGCAATCCCAAGGGCATTCGCGGCGTCGAAGACCTGGCCCGGCCCGACCTGACCTTCATCAACCGCCAGCGCGGCGCGGGAACGCGCATCCTCCTGGACCACCACCTCAAGCAGGCCGACATCACCCCGGACTCGGTCAAAGGCTATGACAAGGAAGAGTACACGCACATGGCCGTGGCCGTGAACGTGCTCAGCGGAGCGGCGGACTGCGGCCTGGGCATCTTCGCCGCGGCCAAGGCCCTGAACCTGGACTTCGTGCCCCTGGCCCGGGAACGCTACGACCTGATCATCCCCAGACAATTCGCGGCCGACCCGAAAATCGCCACGATCCTGGAATTGATCCGCTCAGAGGCGTTGCAGGCGAAAATCCGCGACCTGGGCGGATATGATACGGATTTGACGGGACGGGAGATGACGCCGGAATTGGGGTTGGGATAA
- a CDS encoding cysteine--tRNA ligase, translating into MTEFVEGELLFRFAQGVTVCKYDDTKFYRSTMLRVEGTKAVDFMAVRPGSGAPGDLLLIEVKDLSGHESRNRQRLLSGRLVSEVVQKVRDSLSGLIAARRWDVPELRPFARALFHKNQSPRIQVILFLEERKSASQLFPYKRRLADQIQLLNNKLRPFRAEGKIFNSKNLPSSYGIRATRQTQSTTN; encoded by the coding sequence ATGACCGAATTCGTCGAGGGGGAATTGCTCTTTCGTTTTGCCCAGGGCGTTACGGTCTGCAAATACGACGACACCAAGTTTTACCGGAGCACAATGCTTCGAGTGGAGGGGACCAAGGCCGTGGATTTCATGGCCGTTCGTCCGGGGTCCGGCGCCCCCGGCGATCTGCTGCTTATTGAGGTCAAAGATCTCAGCGGGCATGAGTCCCGCAACCGCCAGCGCCTGCTCTCCGGGCGGCTGGTTTCGGAAGTGGTTCAGAAAGTCCGGGACAGTCTCTCCGGCCTCATCGCGGCCCGACGCTGGGACGTCCCGGAATTGCGACCCTTTGCACGCGCCCTCTTTCACAAGAACCAATCCCCGCGCATCCAGGTGATCCTTTTTTTGGAAGAACGCAAAAGCGCGTCGCAGCTTTTCCCCTATAAACGCAGACTCGCGGACCAGATTCAGCTCCTCAACAACAAGCTGCGTCCGTTTAGGGCCGAAGGAAAAATATTTAACAGCAAGAACCTGCCCAGCAGTTACGGGATACGGGCAACACGCCAAACTCAATCCACAACCAACTAA
- a CDS encoding type II toxin-antitoxin system HicB family antitoxin: MHVIEIDGYRAVIKYNPDIEMFRGEFTDINGGADFYAKDTENLKKEAALSLKVFLEMCAEDGARQ; the protein is encoded by the coding sequence ATGCATGTAATTGAAATTGATGGTTATCGGGCAGTTATCAAATATAATCCGGACATCGAGATGTTCCGAGGCGAATTCACTGATATCAACGGTGGGGCGGATTTTTATGCCAAGGATACTGAAAATCTCAAGAAAGAAGCCGCTCTCTCACTGAAGGTTTTTCTTGAAATGTGCGCTGAAGATGGTGCTCGACAGTAG
- a CDS encoding AAA family ATPase gives MLTSLAVSRFSLFAEAKLSFTPGLNVIVGENSTGKSHLLKLAYVVSALQSESSEETAPEIHFHLDERIAEKLVAVFRPDFLGGLVNRTSGRSRCVVFAAFQGHALRFSFAPNSRKKVAIEAHTPPKTAKSPVMLPPKEALSLFPSLVGSYERRELPMDETYYDLCRKFQAGPLKPSQLQPVATLIQELETILRGKVLLEHGRFHVKTSDKGKLEIGLLAEGLRKIAQLAYLLLNGTLCRGCTLFWDEPDSNLNPRLIRKVAQALLATAQAGIQVVIATHSLFLLRELALLNRSHAVQTLFTGLEYNNSGVVAHQDEDIEGLPNIAALEEELDQSDRYLEQHLETDR, from the coding sequence ATGCTGACATCGCTCGCCGTTTCCCGGTTTTCCCTGTTCGCCGAAGCCAAGCTGAGCTTCACCCCCGGCTTGAACGTCATTGTCGGAGAAAACAGCACGGGGAAGAGTCATCTGCTCAAGCTCGCCTATGTGGTCAGCGCTCTGCAAAGCGAGAGTTCCGAGGAAACGGCTCCGGAAATCCACTTCCACCTGGACGAACGGATCGCGGAAAAATTGGTGGCCGTGTTTCGTCCGGATTTTCTCGGTGGGCTGGTCAATAGGACTTCCGGGCGATCGCGCTGTGTGGTGTTCGCCGCCTTCCAGGGGCATGCCCTGCGCTTCAGCTTCGCGCCCAACAGCCGCAAAAAAGTGGCTATCGAAGCGCATACGCCCCCCAAAACCGCCAAGTCACCTGTGATGCTCCCTCCCAAGGAAGCCTTGTCGCTTTTCCCGAGCCTGGTCGGCTCCTATGAGCGCCGTGAACTGCCCATGGACGAGACCTATTACGACCTGTGCCGAAAATTCCAGGCCGGGCCATTAAAGCCATCCCAATTGCAACCAGTAGCCACCCTGATTCAAGAACTGGAGACCATCCTGCGGGGCAAAGTCCTTCTGGAGCACGGACGTTTTCACGTCAAAACCAGCGACAAAGGCAAGCTGGAAATCGGTTTGCTGGCCGAGGGGCTGCGCAAGATCGCCCAACTGGCGTACTTGCTGCTAAACGGAACCTTGTGCCGCGGATGCACGCTGTTTTGGGATGAGCCGGACAGCAACCTGAACCCCAGATTGATCCGCAAAGTTGCCCAGGCGCTGCTGGCCACGGCCCAGGCCGGAATCCAGGTGGTCATCGCCACCCACAGCCTTTTTCTGCTCAGGGAGTTGGCCTTGCTGAACCGGTCCCATGCTGTCCAGACCCTGTTCACCGGGCTGGAATACAACAATTCCGGAGTCGTCGCGCACCAGGACGAAGACATTGAGGGTTTGCCCAACATCGCGGCTTTGGAAGAGGAATTGGATCAGAGCGACCGCTACCTTGAGCAGCATTTGGAGACGGATCGATGA
- a CDS encoding dissimilatory sulfite reductase D family protein: MDDAAAKQAIVDGMMAKSKNKSKFYFKDLAAMVPEIKTLHAKKLLGQMVNEEVLEYWSSGSTTFYGLKGAGKQHAGEGED, translated from the coding sequence ATGGATGACGCAGCGGCAAAACAAGCCATAGTCGACGGCATGATGGCCAAAAGCAAAAACAAGTCAAAATTCTATTTTAAAGACTTGGCCGCCATGGTTCCGGAAATCAAAACCCTGCACGCAAAAAAACTTCTGGGCCAGATGGTCAACGAAGAAGTTCTGGAATACTGGTCCAGCGGCAGCACCACCTTTTACGGCCTCAAAGGCGCCGGCAAGCAGCATGCCGGGGAAGGCGAAGATTAG
- a CDS encoding DNA-methyltransferase, producing MTMEFVQEAHSTYAQGIAHSTIFQGDSGKLLQRLPSNFFRCCITSPPYWGLRDYGAEGQIGDEDDPDEYVERLVEVFEQVRRVLTDDGTLWLNLGDSYTSGNRAYRAPDKKNPVRAMSYRAKTPHGLKPKDLIGTPWRTAFALQKAGWYLRSDIIWEKPNCMPESVKDRPTRSHEYIFLFSKSLKYYYDHQSVREENGRNRRTVWSIPTEAFPGTHFATFPPKLVAPCILAGSQPGDWVLDPFLGSGTVAVVCQRLQRNYAGIELNPEYVKLAVDRVRAEEYPSTDRFYHIDQLIRSDSEEHLDFRENLLSRIGIKA from the coding sequence ATGACCATGGAATTCGTCCAGGAAGCACACTCGACCTATGCCCAGGGAATCGCCCATTCGACGATCTTTCAGGGCGACTCCGGAAAGCTGCTTCAGCGTCTCCCTTCCAACTTCTTTCGTTGCTGCATAACGTCGCCCCCGTATTGGGGTCTGCGGGATTATGGGGCGGAAGGACAAATCGGAGACGAAGATGATCCGGACGAGTACGTTGAGCGCCTCGTGGAAGTCTTTGAGCAGGTTCGCCGCGTGCTCACCGACGACGGAACCCTGTGGTTGAACCTTGGCGACAGCTATACCAGCGGCAACCGGGCATACAGGGCTCCGGACAAGAAAAACCCCGTTCGCGCCATGTCGTATCGGGCCAAAACGCCCCATGGTCTCAAACCCAAGGATCTGATCGGCACTCCCTGGAGAACGGCCTTTGCCCTACAAAAAGCGGGATGGTATCTGCGCAGCGACATAATCTGGGAAAAGCCGAACTGCATGCCGGAGAGCGTCAAGGACCGGCCGACTAGATCCCATGAATATATTTTTCTCTTCTCCAAGTCCCTAAAATACTATTACGACCATCAAAGCGTCCGGGAGGAGAATGGCCGCAACCGGCGCACGGTCTGGTCCATTCCCACGGAAGCTTTCCCCGGCACCCACTTCGCCACCTTTCCGCCCAAACTGGTCGCCCCCTGCATTCTCGCCGGCTCCCAACCAGGAGACTGGGTTCTGGACCCTTTTTTGGGCTCGGGCACCGTGGCCGTGGTCTGTCAACGGCTTCAACGAAACTACGCGGGGATCGAATTGAACCCGGAATACGTCAAACTCGCCGTGGACCGGGTGCGCGCGGAGGAATATCCCAGCACGGACCGATTCTATCACATCGACCAATTGATCCGGTCCGACTCGGAAGAACACCTGGATTTTCGCGAAAACCTCCTCTCGCGAATCGGGATCAAGGCCTGA
- a CDS encoding cobyrinate a,c-diamide synthase, with amino-acid sequence MNTPPRLILAGLSGGAGKTIISLGLCRALTDIGLRIQPFKKGPDYIDAAWLGLAARRETSNLDPFMMPGDSLVRLFLRESASADMALIEGNRGLFDGKDTSGSCSTAELARLLQTPVVLIINCTKMTRTVAALILGCRTFEPNLRLAGVILNRTAGQRHKTILRQCIEQYTDVPVVGILPKIKPDPIPERHMGLVSDQECAEADATLSSLATIARDCLDIETIRKIATSVSSIPLPDPSQGRLRECCFTAVLCPKGDATSLLVQQPSQTDNQAAQPALQVSRQEDERLLPTTTVRIGVVRDAALWFYYRENLEELRRNGAELVELSLLSPAPWPELHGLYLGGGFPETQAEQLTRNETTRALVYRLAGQGLPIYAECGGFMYLGQSLICRETIYPMAGVFPVQTMLCAKPQGHGYTVAKVVHPNPFHAVGLEFTGHEFHYSKCVTPLPPEMSFALEMQRGSGIDQNRDGLIFRNTFACYTHLHTLGVPTWAVNFVAASRRYQENGPENDQT; translated from the coding sequence GTGAACACTCCTCCACGCTTGATTCTGGCCGGTCTGAGCGGTGGAGCCGGGAAAACCATCATTTCCCTGGGCCTGTGCCGCGCACTGACCGATATCGGATTGCGAATCCAGCCGTTCAAAAAGGGACCGGACTACATTGATGCCGCCTGGCTTGGCTTGGCCGCCCGGCGGGAGACGTCCAATCTCGACCCGTTCATGATGCCCGGCGATTCGCTGGTGCGCCTTTTTCTCCGAGAGTCCGCCTCGGCCGACATGGCCCTGATCGAGGGCAACAGGGGACTCTTCGACGGCAAGGACACCAGTGGTTCCTGTTCCACCGCGGAATTGGCTAGGCTGCTTCAAACACCGGTGGTGCTGATCATCAACTGCACCAAGATGACCCGCACTGTGGCCGCCTTAATCCTTGGCTGCCGGACCTTTGAACCAAACCTGCGCCTTGCGGGCGTCATTCTCAACCGAACCGCCGGGCAACGCCACAAGACCATTCTCCGCCAGTGCATCGAACAGTACACGGATGTCCCCGTGGTCGGCATTCTTCCCAAGATCAAGCCGGACCCCATCCCGGAACGCCACATGGGCTTGGTTTCGGATCAGGAATGCGCCGAGGCCGATGCGACCCTGAGCAGCCTCGCCACCATCGCCCGAGACTGTCTGGACATCGAGACCATTCGAAAGATCGCCACCAGCGTCTCCAGTATACCTTTGCCCGATCCGTCCCAAGGCCGTCTCCGGGAGTGCTGCTTCACGGCAGTGCTTTGCCCAAAAGGCGATGCAACAAGTCTGCTCGTTCAGCAGCCATCGCAGACAGACAATCAGGCGGCACAACCAGCTCTGCAGGTCTCCCGGCAGGAGGATGAGCGACTCCTTCCGACCACCACCGTTCGCATTGGAGTGGTCCGGGATGCGGCACTCTGGTTTTATTACCGCGAAAATTTAGAGGAATTGCGAAGAAATGGAGCAGAGTTGGTGGAGCTCAGCCTGCTCTCGCCCGCGCCGTGGCCCGAACTCCACGGGCTCTACCTGGGGGGAGGATTTCCGGAAACCCAGGCCGAGCAACTAACCAGAAACGAGACCACAAGGGCCCTGGTTTACCGACTCGCTGGGCAAGGTCTCCCCATCTACGCGGAATGCGGTGGGTTCATGTATTTGGGGCAAAGCCTGATTTGCCGGGAAACCATTTACCCGATGGCCGGGGTTTTCCCCGTCCAGACCATGCTCTGCGCCAAACCACAGGGTCATGGGTACACAGTGGCCAAGGTAGTCCATCCCAACCCCTTTCATGCCGTGGGACTGGAATTCACAGGCCATGAATTTCATTATTCAAAATGCGTCACCCCATTACCGCCAGAGATGTCCTTTGCCTTGGAAATGCAAAGGGGCAGTGGTATCGACCAAAATCGAGACGGACTGATTTTCCGCAACACCTTTGCCTGTTACACCCACCTGCACACCCTTGGAGTGCCGACATGGGCCGTAAACTTCGTAGCGGCATCCCGGCGCTACCAGGAAAACGGCCCAGAGAACGATCAAACATGA
- the dsrB gene encoding dissimilatory-type sulfite reductase subunit beta — protein sequence MAFISSGYDPKQPMKDRITDIGPKHYQEFLPPVLKNNYGKWLYHEILEPGVLMHKAESGDEVYTVRVGSPRLMGVQTIREICEIADKHCGGHVRWTTRNNVEFMVDSKDKVAPLKEDLLSRKHTGGSFKFPIGGTGAGMTNIIHTQGWVHCHTAASDASGTVKAVMDDMFEEFTQMRLPAQLRVSMACCVNMCGAVHCSDIGFVGYHRKPPIIDHKTLDNICEIPLAVSACPTAAIRPTKVDMPDGTKVNSVAIKNERCMFCGNCYTMCPALPLSDGQGGDGLIIMVGGKVSNRISNPKFSKVVVDFVPNEPPRWPTLVKKVRQIVEAYSKGAHKYERLGEWAERIGWERFFEVCDLEFTWHLIDDFRDPAYETWRQTTNFKF from the coding sequence ATGGCATTCATTTCCTCAGGATATGATCCGAAGCAGCCGATGAAGGACCGGATCACGGATATCGGCCCCAAGCACTACCAGGAGTTCCTGCCGCCAGTGCTCAAAAACAACTACGGAAAGTGGCTGTACCACGAAATCCTGGAGCCCGGCGTGTTGATGCACAAGGCCGAGAGCGGCGACGAAGTGTACACAGTCCGTGTCGGCTCCCCCCGCCTGATGGGTGTGCAGACCATCCGGGAAATCTGTGAAATCGCGGACAAGCACTGCGGCGGACACGTCCGTTGGACCACTCGGAACAACGTCGAGTTCATGGTGGACAGCAAGGACAAAGTCGCTCCGTTGAAGGAAGACCTGCTCAGCCGCAAGCATACCGGCGGCAGCTTCAAGTTCCCCATCGGCGGAACCGGCGCGGGCATGACCAACATCATTCACACCCAGGGATGGGTGCACTGCCACACCGCGGCTTCCGACGCCTCCGGCACGGTCAAGGCCGTGATGGACGACATGTTTGAAGAGTTCACCCAGATGCGCCTGCCCGCGCAACTGCGCGTCTCCATGGCCTGCTGCGTAAACATGTGCGGCGCCGTGCACTGCTCGGACATCGGCTTCGTCGGCTACCACCGCAAGCCTCCGATCATCGACCACAAGACCCTGGACAATATCTGCGAGATCCCCCTGGCAGTGTCCGCTTGCCCCACTGCTGCCATTCGCCCGACCAAGGTCGACATGCCTGACGGCACCAAGGTCAACTCCGTGGCCATCAAGAACGAGCGTTGCATGTTCTGCGGCAACTGCTACACCATGTGTCCGGCCCTGCCTCTGTCCGACGGTCAAGGCGGCGACGGCCTGATCATCATGGTCGGCGGCAAGGTGTCCAACCGGATCAGCAATCCCAAGTTCTCCAAGGTCGTCGTGGACTTCGTCCCCAACGAGCCACCCCGTTGGCCCACGTTGGTCAAGAAAGTTCGCCAGATCGTCGAGGCTTATTCCAAGGGCGCCCACAAGTACGAGCGTCTGGGTGAATGGGCCGAGCGCATCGGCTGGGAACGCTTCTTCGAGGTTTGCGATCTGGAGTTCACCTGGCACTTGATCGATGACTTCCGTGATCCCGCCTACGAGACCTGGCGGCAGACCACGAACTTCAAGTTCTAA
- the dsrA gene encoding dissimilatory-type sulfite reductase subunit alpha: MAKHKTPLLDELEKGPWPSFVSDIKREAESRAKNEKGVEYQIPVDVCDDLLGVLELSYNDGETHWKHGGIVGVFGYGGGVIGRYCDQPEMFPGVAHFHTVRVNQPSGLYYSTDFLNKLCDLWEFRGSGLTNMHGSTGDIVWLGTTTPQLEEIFYELTHNLDTDLGGSGSNLRTPACCLGKSRCEFACIDAQDICHDFTNEFQDFLHRPAFPYKFKFKFDGCPNGCVASIARSDLSFIGLWKDNIRIDQKAVKAYIGGEIPPNGGAHAGRDWGKFDIQKEIIALCPTQCMWMEGDTLKINDKECNHCMHCINAMPRALRIGEDTGCAMLLGAKAPILDGAQMGTLVVPFIKCEAPYTEIKDLIEKLFEFWMEEGKNRERVGETMKRVGLYKILQVLEVEVDARVVQEPRTNPYIFWKEEEVTGGWDRKIEDYRSRHKM; the protein is encoded by the coding sequence ATGGCGAAACACAAGACCCCGTTGTTGGACGAGCTGGAAAAAGGACCATGGCCCAGCTTTGTTTCCGACATCAAGCGGGAAGCAGAGTCAAGGGCGAAGAATGAGAAAGGCGTTGAGTACCAGATTCCCGTGGACGTCTGCGACGATCTGCTGGGCGTGCTGGAACTCTCCTACAACGACGGGGAGACCCACTGGAAGCACGGCGGCATCGTCGGCGTCTTCGGCTATGGCGGCGGCGTCATCGGCCGGTACTGCGACCAGCCGGAAATGTTCCCGGGCGTGGCGCACTTCCACACCGTGCGCGTCAACCAGCCTTCCGGACTGTACTACAGCACGGACTTCCTGAATAAGCTCTGCGATCTCTGGGAATTCCGCGGTAGCGGCCTGACCAACATGCACGGCTCCACCGGCGATATCGTCTGGTTGGGCACCACCACCCCGCAGTTGGAAGAAATCTTTTATGAACTGACCCACAACCTGGATACCGACCTGGGCGGCTCCGGCTCCAACCTGCGCACCCCGGCCTGCTGTCTTGGCAAGTCCCGATGCGAGTTTGCCTGTATCGATGCCCAGGACATCTGTCATGACTTCACGAATGAATTCCAGGACTTCCTGCATCGCCCGGCTTTTCCGTACAAATTCAAATTCAAGTTTGACGGCTGCCCCAACGGTTGCGTGGCATCCATCGCCCGCTCCGACCTGTCCTTCATCGGACTGTGGAAGGACAACATCCGTATCGACCAGAAAGCGGTCAAGGCCTACATCGGCGGCGAGATTCCTCCGAACGGCGGAGCCCATGCCGGACGCGACTGGGGCAAGTTCGACATCCAGAAGGAAATTATCGCCCTTTGCCCGACCCAGTGTATGTGGATGGAAGGCGACACCCTGAAGATCAACGACAAAGAGTGCAACCACTGCATGCACTGCATCAACGCCATGCCGCGTGCCCTGCGCATCGGTGAGGACACCGGCTGCGCCATGCTCCTGGGCGCCAAAGCCCCGATCCTGGATGGCGCTCAGATGGGCACCCTGGTCGTTCCCTTCATCAAGTGCGAAGCCCCGTACACCGAGATCAAGGACCTGATCGAAAAGCTGTTCGAGTTCTGGATGGAAGAGGGCAAGAACCGTGAGCGTGTCGGTGAAACCATGAAGCGCGTCGGCCTGTACAAGATCCTGCAGGTTCTGGAAGTCGAAGTCGATGCCCGCGTGGTTCAGGAGCCGAGGACCAACCCCTATATCTTCTGGAAGGAAGAGGAAGTCACCGGCGGTTGGGATCGGAAGATTGAAGACTACAGAAGCCGTCACAAAATGTAA